The genomic DNA taataatttttaaagtactaaaattaattattaatacatatatatatatatatatatataatattaatgtgatatgtaatataatattaatgtgatttgtaataaactaattattgtagatattaaaacaattataaTGTACATATACGTCATGTTTGTGCGCGCGCTCGCGTGATTTTTAGTTATGTGTGTATGCATATATACTTctagaagaaaaaaatgatcatcttaattataatattatttaaacaataacTTAAATTGagaatacaattattaattgataaattatttaagagatttatataaaaagatttacgcaaatttttaaataaaatttggaacatttttacaaaattcacatatttataactgattatatatacataacgcCTAAAAATcgttataattaaataacttaTTATTAACATActttaacatataaaataatcatGATAATGTTTTAACATAATTCTCTTCATAAAAATTTGATGATTCTTGAACATATATTTCGATTTCTctcataaatttaaaatttaaatgatttCATTTAAACGTTGTTACGAAACATGATATAAGCTATAGTTATACCGCATATACATGTGTGTCAAGTATGTTTAATTAGGATTTATTGACAATTAATTCTATTAGCGGTATGTAAGTAGAACATCCGTATTACTTCTGTGTACGCttgtatattcaatttaatataaacatatatctTCAGCAAATTAAGTATAAAAAagaacttattaattatatcgtaaaaatttactacatggagattattttttattaatttctaatgataagaattcaaaaataattatGGTGATCTTTCATAGTCACTAACAAATCAAAGtaacaaaaaaatatagataagATAAACacaaaaaaaatgaagaaaaagaatgaaaaatagagTATAATGTAAGGAAGCTACTTACTATAAATTGTATCATTAATAGaacttttaaattattcttGATTAGTAAGTATACCCGGCAATATCTAAACTCTGACTGACGTAATGTCCAAAATCAGTTAACAGAGCTGGAAAGTTGGTGAACGCGCACGCATCAGCTGATAGCCACGTGTTATACCACCTCCTTTCAAAACTGGAACTCCTTTTCATCGATATGCTTACTTTTAAGAATGGTTATATTTCTCTTAgcaaaagtaataattatttgcaaataAGTGTTTggatattagaaaatataaattttatatatatgaatttatatgtatatatatactatatacccatatttatgtgaaatggaaaaaaaaggctcgtataaaaaaattgagtatttatatacatgttacaattacttaaaaaaaatGCACATTATAAGTGgcaatattctatatattatacatatataatgtcGTTATTATTTGTTAGTTTTTAGTCAtctttttgaattttcatactATTTGATTAACGCTAGgatatttttatacgattaaaatttttatggagttttttatttatattattttccaacgatttttatgaacttttatatacaattattaatgtAACGATCCATTACATAATTTGCAGAAATACATTATTTGTACAAAGTTCATCAAGTATTGAAATagtaatatgtacatatgtttgTACAATTTTTGGAAATGTGTTATTGGAATACTATTAGCTGCTATtagttaatttgtaatttatatgtaCATTAATTCTAACATTAAATCACTAAAATTACagtatgttaaatattaaaatttattttttgtatattaattcAATATAATGTGTCAAAACTTCTTTAAAAACTCGCGCCGTTGGTCGTAACAAATCGATACCTAATCAGTTAGATCTCAGTCGACTCCAGTACCAGTCGTACTGAACGACACGGCAACGCTGTTCTGTTTTGCCCTATTTTCAACTAGAGAGACAGCTGATTTTAGAGTCGGCTGTGGTTAGGTCTCAATCTCAATTCAGCTCAATCTAatcttaaatttcatattattatattattgttcatATTATTATAGAGTATTTCAATCCAATAAGATGAGAAATTTATATTCtgattttattacgttatatataagAAATTACTAATTACTGAGTAAATTGAAATGCAATATTTATCATACTCGACGGTGTTTAAATGTAACAGGCCTACAGAAACTAATTTGGTCCGAAGATATAATAACATCAATTTGTTTTGTAGTTAATTTGTAAATCATTTGGGAATAGAATATTCTGTTATATTTGATATGAATTATGGCTAATATAATGGACTCAATATCGAACATACTTGGCATTGATAAAGTAAATATGGATGGAAAATTAATTTGCATAGAAGAACAACATGATAGTAATGCAAGCTTTTTATTGAGTTGTGTTATATTTAATGCACTAAAAAAGAATTATggaatatgttttatattatttcataatacaaTGAATCATTATCATAATATGGGTATGAAATTTGGTTATAATCTTATGTTATTGAAAGAAAAACGTAAAGTTACAGTTATAGAACCAATGAAGTTTATTGTATCTAATATGGAATATACATGTGAACAAACAGCAAACAATATTATTcatgatatatttttaactattaAAAATGAGTATGACAAAATAGTACAAAATAATGAACCTGTTACTATTATAATTGATGATTTTagtcatatttataattttggaTGTAATTTGAGAGAATCTACATattatataagatatttaaGATCACTTGttgaatattacaataaatctcAACTTTGTATTATAACACACACCTATAAAGATGAGCCGAAAAATTCTGTTTCTAATATATTTGCATATGGGCTTAAACACATGGCagatttatttgttaaaatcgAACCTCTGGAAACAGGATATTCTAGTGATGTATCTggaaatataacaattaattgGAAAATGGATGATATTAGAACAAAATATAATTGGTCTGAAGTagcaagatatatatataagttatcAGATCGTCAAGTACAAATTTACACACCTGGTGCATCAGCTTTATTAGCATAAAGCAAGTTTTCTGGAaacttatttatatttctatatgatATGCACATATAcagaaaaatagtaataaatcatTTTGTAAGTTTGctatatatttgttttacttCTATATTACTAGAAGAGATGATAGTACATATCTGctattactaaatttttaatcattcatATTTTTTCAGATTCAATAAATGGTATATAATTCtgaattttattataactttttaaattataattttgtaatttatagtTACAAAATTGATCTTTGTGGTTTgttttaatttatcaaaataattagtAAAATGGCAAtaggaacaataaaaatatcatatttaaaaaattggaatgGACAtagatgtaatttttaataatggaTAAGTCTTATAATTATTTGCAATTTGCAATTTGTGTATCATATTGTATCTTATAACATGGAACATGTTATCTGTACTTACATTATATGCAAGACGTGTATGTATGCAGtacagtataaaatatatattaatttgtagcagaatttatttcatttaatttatagaATAAATACATCAATAAGGGACAATTGAAAAAAATAgcataaaagaataatttaatacctcttttttttaattttctataaactaAGCTCTGTCTCCAGATTGTGAtagatttaaatataaatattgaggATTGATGTCTATTGGATATTATCCaagttataaataaatgtatatgaaTACATATGCACAAATAACAGATTATATTCGCACAAAATTTATTCTACAACTTCTTCaacaataaattatatgtatatatgtatgcatgcaTATATCTATGCACAGAATTTCAttacgatttaatatatatccATTCACTGCTATTATTGATACAATAAAGTTTAGGAAAAAGTATACAATGCAATTACATATGTTCAGAATTAGTTCAATTCTGAAATAAACAGTCCACTctgtatacatacacatatatatgtgcATACGTACAAACATATTACAGATGATGTTTTATACTAcacatacataatacatacaGATGTAGACGTTTAACACAAGTCatcaaaataatttaaacatttatGGAGATAGTAAAAGAAAtggtaaataaaaattgtttgatatgGAATATgatgcaaaaataaattttgacgtataaattacatttgtaaTAAACTATTGTATGCCAAGACAAATATAATTACTCATTATAAGATGCAAATTAAGAGTACAGCAAATTGATACTTCATAATTCATAATCAATACACTTTTTACTAAACCCTTTAATTGATTGAACTAAAGTATTAAATGCATAAACCTTATTATATACACAATTATATGATTTGAAATGATAATTGTAGTCTATGGTTACATACAGTATAAATGTGAAAACGTGGTATTTTATTACAAGATTATAGTAGGCTTGAATTGCTTTTGActtaataatttactaataataaAACACATTACCAATTTGGTTCTAAGCTCCATATCAAACAACTTTAATGATTAGGTATATATTCCATTTTCAAAAGCTaaacattttgatctgttttAGCTACATTAACTGCATGACACAAGTTTTATAATTCCCTACTTCATAATACattgcataaatatttacagatataataatatgattcTTCGAATAGCAGAGcaaaaagatattataatactcttaatcttaattacaaataaactaaattttGGCATTTGTTGCAATTTGCTATTGGTTACCATTAGGGTGTTGTAAAATTAATGCaatttgtatataattgtataattatacatatcgataaaaaataatcttttagttaataaatttttcagaaatatatTACCATCTGTGATAAGATAAATACATCATTTTTCACGCTTAATGGTAAATATTAACagtttttatatagaaaaatcgttaaaaaataCAACTAACATACAGtttctattttacatttataaaataagaattaggaggttaaatatattaaatgcgGAAACGAATTATTCTATAAAAGCTAAAATGAgtttttatataatagtactattATTTTTACGTTGTATGGAATAGTTTATACATGACAACAAGATAgtaaaaattactaaaatatccatttatattttatgtgaATACATGTCATAACAATAACAACACATAAAATGCGTATATATACAGTGACGAGCAAAAGTGTAAACATACTCCgctgattttatgtaaaaggTGATACTACGACTAACTTTTCAAGTGATCGGTAAAGATTAGGTAATAGTAACTATAAGCTATGCCTgattaacgaaatgtaatagttcattttcattaacattaataatgtacagaatattttataataatcgtgttttgaaacaatgtttacagttttgcacGTTTCGCCAGAAACGTTTATGATAGCATGTAAATGTCAAGGAAATGAAACTGTCAATAAGCACCGATTGTCCACTGTTTCACAATCAACTGTTCCACACCATTGTTAGATTATTTTTCAGCTTGATATGCTTAATCCAAGATGAAGCCACTTAgtgaagataaaaagaacagtATTATTTGTTTGTGTGATAAAGGTTTGTCGTTGGGGCAAATTGCAGAGAAATGTGGTGTCAGTCATACGATAGTtgtaagaataagaaaaaagtaTGTTAGTGGACTAATTTCTTCACAAAACGGTGGACCGCGACTTATTTCGGATAGAGCAGCACGTGAAATTGCACATTGTATTCGGTCGGATAGTTACAAAACGCCAAAAATTGCTGCTCAGGAAATCGAAATAAGTGCTAGCGAATGGACCATTCGTCGCCCTTTAAAGAGAATTGGTTTTCgagcgaagaaaaaagaaagtaaaccagctctttcaaacgaaaatattaaattacgaaaACAATTTGTCGGCATCTACAAAGAATGGACGACCGAAGATTGGGAAAGAGTTATATGGagtgacgaaacaaaaattaacagatTCGAATCCGACGGAAGGCCCTGGTATTGGACTTCATCCGAGAATAATGATCAACCAGGTGGTATAAAACAAACTATGAAGTTTGGAAGTGGCTCAATTATGTGTTGGAATTGCTTTACTCACAGAGGTGTTGGTCCCTTAGTTCGAATCGAAGGTATAATACGAGAAAAACATTATTTGACcattctaaaaaataatttaccttctgtagttaattctattggatataATGAACGTGAAATAGTATTTCAACAAGACGGGGATCCTAAGCATACtgcaaaaataattaaaacctggctagaaaatcaaaatttttctgTGATGAAGTGGCCAGCACAAAGTCCGGATATGAATCCGATCGAAAATTTGTGGTCCATTTTGAAAAGAAGGctggaaaaatataataatctacCTTCAAATGTTCATGAATTATGGGAAAGAACACAACAGGAATGGTACAATATTGAAccacaaataattaaaaatttaattgatagTATGCCTCGTAgattaaaagcattaaaaagaaGTAAAGGAAAGTGGACGAAATACTAGGTTGAAACCTTAATTCGACGACTGTAATTAAAgtgcaaaactgtaaacatggtttgagatgtccatttttgtaaaatgttctgTACATTatcaatgttaatgaaaatgaactattacatttcgttaatcAGACGTAGCTTGTAGTTACTGTTACCTAATTTTTACCGATCACTTGAAAAATTAGTCGTAGTATCGCCTTTTACACAAAATCAGCGGAGTGTGTTTACACTTTTGCTCGTCACtctatatttaatacattttagtatattaatatacataatatcaatgttaatatattattgaatactatttgtttttatttaattttatatattcatttttgtatgaatgaaaaaaaattttttctttgttttaagaagtaaaaattatgaaatatgttttgAACTCAATTATAAATCCAAATTTGTTGcgtattttattatgaagttttaatactgaaatttattttagtatctTTTGTTGTAAATCATCCTACTCAAGTGCGTTTACTTAATAAAAGCATGAAACTCTTATATAATGTCTTTAACCAATTATGAAACTGATATTGAATTTGTAAATTCATTTGCTATAATAAgcgattaaaataatattgtgcATTAATTTCACATCATCCTAATAAAGACTGGAAGTTCCACTTTGTAATGAATCCATTCTCGGTATGTACATTGTTGTGTTTCGCAGGATACGattactattaaaaataaatattttgaagaagCAGCTGGATTAATGTATAACTTATTGTCATACtaattacaatatataataatataatcaatTAACAAAGAAAAGTTTCCTAGTAACTTCAAGCCATTTTTATTCACGCGTACATTGTTTACGTATTTCATGCATTAACAAAATGTGatttttatcattaaatattGATTTCAATTTTGAGAATAATTGAGAATTtgtgaattaaatatttatatatcgagATCCTTATTCGCCACTCTTTGTTTTGTCTATTTGTAGAAACGGGGTGGATTTacatatgaatattaatatcaCTTTTCATATCCCATATACTTTACTAAGTCTTTGTTAAATCTGTCTTAATTtgctaaatttaaaaattgagaaGAAATTAGTAACTtttgtttctaatatttatgtcatttataatatttcatttttttaattgtactgactcttttccttttctaaatTATAGACAAATATATCATTGATTAAATTATTTGGAGATGTTAAGAAGAATTGAACTATATATCACTTTATTATCATGTCAATATTAAAGCATTCAATAGATATAAACCTAAATATTTGATTACGCGATAATAAAAAACTTTTAAAGTGCATACATTCTTCTGTAACTTAATTATTTGACGATAATTAAGtaaatttcttacaaaaaaCATTTCCAATAATCTTTTAATGTCTTGCACACTACTCACAGATCAAAATCCACCCCGTAAAAgttatataacaaatatccCAACGCTTATAAGTTTACCGTTTTTATCGTTTGGTGACTACCACTTTGTTGCAGTTGTGCTAGTTGTACCAACGTTTGCTCCAATGAAAGGATTTGTAGAGGCAGCTATATccaaca from Bombus terrestris chromosome 11, iyBomTerr1.2, whole genome shotgun sequence includes the following:
- the LOC100642624 gene encoding uncharacterized protein LOC100642624, which translates into the protein MANIMDSISNILGIDKVNMDGKLICIEEQHDSNASFLLSCVIFNALKKNYGICFILFHNTMNHYHNMGMKFGYNLMLLKEKRKVTVIEPMKFIVSNMEYTCEQTANNIIHDIFLTIKNEYDKIVQNNEPVTIIIDDFSHIYNFGCNLRESTYYIRYLRSLVEYYNKSQLCIITHTYKDEPKNSVSNIFAYGLKHMADLFVKIEPLETGYSSDVSGNITINWKMDDIRTKYNWSEVARYIYKLSDRQVQIYTPGASALLA